One genomic region from Balaenoptera musculus isolate JJ_BM4_2016_0621 chromosome X, mBalMus1.pri.v3, whole genome shotgun sequence encodes:
- the LOC118889138 gene encoding phosphorylated adapter RNA export protein codes for MAQEAGDMEDGQLSDSDSDMTVAPSDRPLQVPKALGGDCAVRPFQSTATMCAPVSHYRTVKSVDSSEESFSDSDDDSSLWKRKRQKCFNTPPKPEPFQFGQSSQKPPIAGGKKVNNIWGAVLQEQSQDAVATELGILGMEGTIDKSRQSETYNYLLAKKLKRESQEHTKELDKELDEYMHGGKKTGSKEEENGQGHLKRKRPVKDRLGDRLEMNYKGRYEITEDDSQEKVADEISFRLQEPKKDLIARVVRIIGNKKAIELLMETAEVEQNGGLFIMNGSRRRTPGGVFLNLLKNTPSISEEQIKDIFYIENQKEYENKKAARKRRTQVLGKKMKQAIKSLNFQEDDDTSRETFASDTNEALASLDESQEGHGESKLDVEEAIEVDHPHDLDIF; via the coding sequence ATGGCGCAGGAGGCAGGCGACATGGAAGATGGGCAGCTTTCTGACTCGGATTCCGACATGACGGTGGCACCCAGCGACAGGCCGCTGCAGGTGCCGAAAGCACTAGGTGGGGACTGTGCAGTGAGGCCCTTCCAGAGTACTGCAACAATGTGTGCTCCAGTATCACATTATCGGACTGTTAAAAGTGTGGATTCAAGTGAGGAGAGTTTTTCAGATTCAGATGATGATAGCTCTCTCTGGAAACGCAAACgacaaaaatgttttaacacTCCTCCCAAACCAGAGCCTTTTCAGTTTGGCCAGAGCAGCCAGAAACCGCCTATTGCTGGAGGGAAGAAGGTTAACAACATATGGGGTGCTGTGCTGCAGGAACAGAGTCAAGATGCAGTGGCCACTGAACTTGGTATCTTGGGAATGGAGGGCACTATTGACAAAAGCAGGCAATCCGAGACGTACAATTATTTGCTTGCTAAGAAACTTAAGAGGGAATCCCAAGAGCATACAAAAGAATTAGACAAAGAGCTAGATGAATATATGCATGGCGGCAAAAAAACGGGATCAAAGGAGGAGGAAAACGGGCAAGGTCATCTCAAAAGGAAACGACCTGTCAAAGACAGACTAGGAGACAGACTAGAAATGAACTATAAAGGCCGATATGAGATCACAGAGGACGATTCTCAAGAGAAAGTGGCTGATGAAATTTCTTTCAGGTTGCAGGAACCAAAGAAAGATTTGATAGCCCGAGTAGTGAGGATAATTGGGAACAAAAAGGCAATTGAACTTCTGATGGAAACTGCTGAAGTTGAACAAAATGGTGGCCTTTTTATAATGAATGGTAGTCGAAGAAGAACACCAGGTGGAGTTTTCCTGAATCTCCTGAAGAACACTCCTAGTATCAGTGAGGAACAAATTAAGGACATTTTTTACATTGAAAATcaaaaggaatatgaaaataaaaaagctgcTAGGAAGAGAAGAACACAAGTGCTgggaaaaaagatgaaacaaGCTATTAAAAGCCTAAATTTTCAAGAAGATGATGATACATCACGAGAGACTTTCGCAAGTGACACAAATGAGGCCCTGGCCTCTCTTGATGAATCACAGGAAGGACACGGAGAATCAAAGTTGGATGTGGAGGAAGCCATTGAGGTTGATCATCCTCATGATTTGGACATCTTTTAG
- the TCEAL1 gene encoding transcription elongation factor A protein-like 1 isoform X1 produces MPRSQPPGEVQTILDMEKACQEPEEQPQSSPKADEERPPVEHSPEKSSPEEPSSEEQSSEEEFFPEELLPELLPEMLVSEERPPQECLSRKDLFEERPPMEQPPCGVGKHKLEEGSFKERLARSRPQFRGDIHGRNLSNEEMIKVAEEMEEMKRVRNKLMIMHWKARRNRPYPI; encoded by the exons ATGCCTAGGAGCCAGCCGCCGGGAGAGGTCCAG ACCATCCTGGACATGGAAAAAGCCTGCCAAGAGCCTGAGGAGCAGCCACAGAGCTCGCCCAAGGCGGATGAGGAGCGGCCTCCTGTGGAACACTCTCCCGAAAAGTCGTCTCCGGAGGAGCCGTCTTCGGAGGAGCAATCCTCGGAGGAGGAGTTCTTTCCTGAGGAACTCCTTCCTGAGCTCCTTCCCGAGATGCTTGTGTCCGAGGAGCGCCCTCCTCAGGAATGCCTGTCTAGGAAGGACCTTTTTGAGGAGCGCCCTCCCATGGAGCAGCCTCCTTGCGGAGTGGGCAAACATAAGCTAGAAGAGGGAAGCTTTAAAGAAAGGCTGGCTCGCTCCCGCCCGCAATTTAGAGGGGACATACACGGCAGAAATTTAAGCAATGAGGAGATGATAAAGGTAGCAGAGGAGATGGAAGAGATGAAGCGAGTACGAAACAAATTGATGATCATGCATTGGAAGGCAAGGCGGAACCGTCCTTATCCTATTTAA
- the TCEAL1 gene encoding transcription elongation factor A protein-like 1 isoform X2, with product MEKACQEPEEQPQSSPKADEERPPVEHSPEKSSPEEPSSEEQSSEEEFFPEELLPELLPEMLVSEERPPQECLSRKDLFEERPPMEQPPCGVGKHKLEEGSFKERLARSRPQFRGDIHGRNLSNEEMIKVAEEMEEMKRVRNKLMIMHWKARRNRPYPI from the coding sequence ATGGAAAAAGCCTGCCAAGAGCCTGAGGAGCAGCCACAGAGCTCGCCCAAGGCGGATGAGGAGCGGCCTCCTGTGGAACACTCTCCCGAAAAGTCGTCTCCGGAGGAGCCGTCTTCGGAGGAGCAATCCTCGGAGGAGGAGTTCTTTCCTGAGGAACTCCTTCCTGAGCTCCTTCCCGAGATGCTTGTGTCCGAGGAGCGCCCTCCTCAGGAATGCCTGTCTAGGAAGGACCTTTTTGAGGAGCGCCCTCCCATGGAGCAGCCTCCTTGCGGAGTGGGCAAACATAAGCTAGAAGAGGGAAGCTTTAAAGAAAGGCTGGCTCGCTCCCGCCCGCAATTTAGAGGGGACATACACGGCAGAAATTTAAGCAATGAGGAGATGATAAAGGTAGCAGAGGAGATGGAAGAGATGAAGCGAGTACGAAACAAATTGATGATCATGCATTGGAAGGCAAGGCGGAACCGTCCTTATCCTATTTAA